The window GATGGCGGCGCTACGCCGCAGGGCTAACGCCGCGGCGCACGAACAGCTGTTCCGTCATCGGCTTGCCCCACTGCGTGCCGGGTTGTTCCTGGTTAAGCACAAAGCCGGCGCTTTCATAAAGATGCCTGGCTGAATCCAGCCCTTTGAAGGTCCAAAGATGGGTTTCGCGGAAGGGTTTTTCATCACAAAAATTCACCGCCTTAGCCAGCAATTGGCGGCCAATGCCGCTGCCGCGCAGCACATCGTCGACGATAAAGGCGCGCAGATGAGCGCGATTATCGCCTAACCCTTCACCGTCGATGGAAATTGAACCGAGTATGCGGCCGCCGCCCAGCGCCAGCCAGGTTTCATTTTGCGGATGCGACAGCCGCGCGGCCAAATCGGCCAGCATCGCCCCCACCTTGGCCTCGAAGAAGGCGCCGAACCCCACCGTACGGGCATAGTATTGCATATGCATTTCAAGCGTCCTGGCGACAAAGCCGGGCCGATAGCCGCTGACAATCTCAATGGTTGCCTTAGCGGGCGCATCTGTCGCCCGCGCTGAGCGCAGCGCGGCGGCATAGGTCTGTAAACCGGTGGCGATAGCGGCGTCGGCGCCTGGGGGCAGCCCCGTCAATGCGGCCATAACCTGCCGCTCCGCAAAGCGGTTAATGCTTGCCAGCGTTTCTCGGCCCCGATCCGTCAACATCAGGAGCTTCTCACGCGCATCGGTATCGCTGGGGGTATTCGCCAATTGTCCCGCTTTGATCAGTTTGCTCAACATGCGGCTGACGCTGGATTTTTCCAGGTTCAGGATCCCGCATAGCGCTGCGGCGGTATTGGCGCGCTGTTCGCCTATCTCTATCAGTGCGTGGACCGCCGAGGGCGGCATATCGGTGCCGGCAAGCGTGCTGCCCATAAAGCCGAGTTCTCGCACTAATTGGCGGCTGGCGTCGCGAATGGGCTGCAGATAGGTATGGCAAGCGGTTGACATGATGGCCCCTGTCGATATGGTTGTATATTACAACTATATCGCCGCCGGACGGAAAATCAACATTTCCTTGCATGCATCATCGGGCGCAACCGAAATTAATCTTGCTTCAGCTCGCGCAGATACTTGTAAACCGTGGCGCGCCCCATCGACAGCACGTTGGCGATATAGTCCGCGGCGCTTTTGGCCTTGAACGCCCCTTCATGATACAGGTCGTTGACCAGCGATCTCTTTTGCTCGCGAGTCAGCGAACCCAGGGCCGCATTCTCGCGGCGCAGCCACTCATGCAGGAAGGTATTGATCTTCTCCTGCCAGTCGTCCTTGAACAGCTGTTGAGGCTGCGGCTGCAGGCGCGTTACCGACAGGAACATGTCCAGCGCGTTTCTGGCGTCTTCAAAAGTGCCGGTGCTCAGGTTAATGCACAGCAAATAGCTGGGCTTGCCCTGCTCATCGCGCGCGGCGATGCTCACCGAGCGCATTTTCTTGCCGTCCCAGTTGAGTTTCTCATAGGGGCCGGTCACTTTCGCTTCGGCGCTCAGTTCGAAATCCTCCAGCCCGGCGTCATCGCCCGGCTTGCGCTTCGACAGATTGTTGGCCAAATAGGCGACCTTGTTGGTGGCCAGATCGTGTATCACCACCTCGACGTTAGGGAAAAACAGGGCTGCGATACCGTCGGCGACCGACCGCAAGAGTTCGAGTTGGGAGGGGGTGTTAGGCACGCTGCTGTGTCTCCGTGTGGTGCTGTTTCAAGCGCTTAGCATACCTCAGTTGCGTGCGCTTGCCGAGCGGAGCGCGACCTGAGCCGCGCTCGCGGAAGCTTATTCCGCCCCGGCGCTGAACACGTAGCCTTCACGCGCCAGGCTGTCGCGCACCCGGAAGCGCCAGATCAGCCCCAGGGCGATAAACCACAGCGGCATGCTGCACAGGGCAATCAGCGTATCGCGGTCAAACACCATCAGCACCAGCGTAAAGGCGAAGAACGCCAGCGTCAGCCAGGCCATCGCCACCCCGCCCGGCATCTTGAAATTAGAGCCTGCATGCAGATCCGGCCGCTTGTTGCGGTAAACCAGATAGGCCGCCAGAATAGTGCCCCAGCTGTATACCACCAGGATCGCCGCCACCGTCGAGACGATGGTAAACAGCGTCATCACGTTCGGCACCAGGATCAACAACAGGGTGCCGACGACCATACAGAAGCACGAGAACAGCAGGCTACGGATAGGAATGGCGGTATTGCGCGACAAAATGCGGAACTGCACGTGAGCGTGCTTTTCCATCGACAGGCTGTACAACATGCGGGTGCTGGAGTAGACGCCGCTGTTGGCCGAAGACATCGCTGAGGTCAGCACCACAAAGTTGATCACTGCCGCCGCCGCCGGTAGCCCCGCCTGGTCGAACAGCATTACGAACGGGCTGCTGTCGGGGGAAATATGGCTCCACGAACTGACGGCGATGATGGTCAACATCGAGAACACGTAGAAGATGATGATCCGCGCCGGGATCACGTTGATCGCCTTCGGCAGCACCTTTTCCGGATTTTTGGTTTCCGCCGACAGCGTGCCGAGCAGCTCGATACCCGTGCAGGAGAAGATGG is drawn from Serratia entomophila and contains these coding sequences:
- a CDS encoding bifunctional helix-turn-helix transcriptional regulator/GNAT family N-acetyltransferase; translated protein: MSTACHTYLQPIRDASRQLVRELGFMGSTLAGTDMPPSAVHALIEIGEQRANTAAALCGILNLEKSSVSRMLSKLIKAGQLANTPSDTDAREKLLMLTDRGRETLASINRFAERQVMAALTGLPPGADAAIATGLQTYAAALRSARATDAPAKATIEIVSGYRPGFVARTLEMHMQYYARTVGFGAFFEAKVGAMLADLAARLSHPQNETWLALGGGRILGSISIDGEGLGDNRAHLRAFIVDDVLRGSGIGRQLLAKAVNFCDEKPFRETHLWTFKGLDSARHLYESAGFVLNQEQPGTQWGKPMTEQLFVRRGVSPAA
- a CDS encoding helix-turn-helix transcriptional regulator, with product MPNTPSQLELLRSVADGIAALFFPNVEVVIHDLATNKVAYLANNLSKRKPGDDAGLEDFELSAEAKVTGPYEKLNWDGKKMRSVSIAARDEQGKPSYLLCINLSTGTFEDARNALDMFLSVTRLQPQPQQLFKDDWQEKINTFLHEWLRRENAALGSLTREQKRSLVNDLYHEGAFKAKSAADYIANVLSMGRATVYKYLRELKQD
- a CDS encoding amino acid permease, producing MTKNHHDRLNPGSAEGPDCAQTLQRGLSSRHIQLISIGGAIGTGLFMGSGKTIALSGTSIVITYLIVGFFMFMVMRAMGELLLTRLDYRSFADFVSEYLGPKASFFLGWSYWLSWVVTCIADVVVCGGYVQYWLPEVSPWLPALLTLGLLCLFNMLSVKMFGEAEFWFAMIKVVAIVALIVTGAWMVFHGWTSPDGVTASVRNVTDPAIFMPHGIFGFFAGFQIAIFSCTGIELLGTLSAETKNPEKVLPKAINVIPARIIIFYVFSMLTIIAVSSWSHISPDSSPFVMLFDQAGLPAAAAVINFVVLTSAMSSANSGVYSSTRMLYSLSMEKHAHVQFRILSRNTAIPIRSLLFSCFCMVVGTLLLILVPNVMTLFTIVSTVAAILVVYSWGTILAAYLVYRNKRPDLHAGSNFKMPGGVAMAWLTLAFFAFTLVLMVFDRDTLIALCSMPLWFIALGLIWRFRVRDSLAREGYVFSAGAE